A part of Arachis hypogaea cultivar Tifrunner chromosome 12, arahy.Tifrunner.gnm2.J5K5, whole genome shotgun sequence genomic DNA contains:
- the LOC112726338 gene encoding putative disease resistance RPP13-like protein 1 → MAGALVGGAFLSGFINVVFDRFLTTDAVNLVLGKKLCPDLVQRLRTALLGAEALVADAEMKQFGNPSVRKWLDSLRDAVYCAEDLLDTVLAKAATQKELSSSWWSPSFSINRDRDDMVDKMEAVVRRIEDLGKQKDFLGLEKIPTGSSSWRTPSSSLVKGSVYGREDDKKALIKMLNDNCEHHLSVMAIVGIGGVGKTTLAQWLYNNEEFMKGFDLKAWVCVSEKFEVVETTRNVIKQIHGGTCSLDDFNSLQNALKGELSNKKFFIVLDDVWSDDGDKWSNFMTPFQQNGNKGSIVLLTTREENVASAVQNCRPYFLKKLSEDYCWSVFAENASFPQSNGRAAIEEIGRKIVKKCDGLPLAAETLGRLLRTKHDVEEWNKILMSDIWEFSVEKSKIIPALLISYFHLSPYLKRCFVYCALFPKDYEFEKDELILLWMTEDLLPPPKRGERLEEVGCECFNELTSRLFFTKSEDFGDYFVMHDLLHDLAIFLAGDFYCNSEELAKEEIKIQTRHLWVDLSHCSSKLYNSISKVESLRTLLFFGDFSSPNCNIEAATCEILSKCKYLRVLSLRKLDEVPNLIGELIHLRYLDLSWTGIKTLPESLCNLGNLQILMLYDCSKLTTLPSGLHNLVSLWHLYIRKTSLEEMPRKMSELSQLHVLSSFIVGKHEDNGIQELGGLANLHGSVEIKKLENIVDVEEAKRAKIMDKKHIDELCLEWSSGDDLVSSTQKERDILDKLQPQNGLKELKINGYKGTIFPDWLGNCSYQNMTRVSLKSCKNCCMLPSLGQLPSLKSLHIRGLDQLRRIGEEFYKNEGAHHSSHIAPFPSLETLVFDNMACWEVWHVSESETFPQLRNLEITNCPMLKEEMLIQVFFRIVSSLSDVFKVRKLRIGEHFINRHTEAVFLDGDTLRIRGSESVMESALKAMMSINHLHCLQEIHILSCNKLEFPQLQQHRYDLVELQIEHSCDSLTSLSLDVFPNLKNLQIKVCSNLESVVMSEAPHAALQRVSIYYCPELVSLAGEGLAAPNLTHLSITQCYKLEALPHDMKSLLPSLHSLDIYGCPRICRLPEGGLPPNLKSL, encoded by the coding sequence ATGGCTGGTGCACTTGTTGGTGGAGCTTTTCTTTCTGGCTTCATTAACGTTGTCTTTGACCGGTTCCTTACAACTGATGCTGTCAACTTGGTCTTGGGCAAGAAACTTTGCCCTGACTTGGTTCAAAGGCTGAGGACTGCTCTGTTGGGTGCTGAAGCTCTTGTTGCTGATGCTGAGATGAAGCAGTTCGGTAATCCATCTGTGAGGAAGTGGCTCGATAGTCTCCGGGATGCTGTTTACTGTGCTGAGGACTTGCTCGACACTGTCCTCGCCAAAGCTGCCACTCAAAAGGAGCTAAGTTCTTCCTGGTGGTCCCCTAGCTTCTCCATCAACCGAGATAGAGATGACATGGTAGACAAGATGGAAGCGGTGGTTAGAAGAATTGAGGATCTTGGAAAACAAAAAGATTTCCTTGGTCTTGAAAAGATTCCCACTGGTAGCTCATCATGGAGGACTCCATCCAGTTCTCTTGTAAAAGGGAGTGTGTATGGCAGGGAGGATGACAAGAAGGCCTTAATCAAGATGCTGAATGACAACTGTGAGCATCACTTGTCTGTGATGGCTATTGTTGGCATAGGTGGGGTTGGTAAAACAACTTTAGCCCAATGGCTGTACAACAATGAGGAGTTCATGAAGGGATTTGATCTGAAAGCATGGGTTTGCGTTTCAGAGAAGTTTGAAGTTGTTGAGACTACAAGGAATGTCATAAAGCAGATCCATGGAGGTACTTGTAGTCTCGACGATTTCAATTCACTTCAAAATGCTTTGAAAGGAGAATTGTCGAATAAGAAGTTCTTTATTGTTCTGGATGATGTTTGGAGCGATGATGGTGACAAATGGAGTAATTTTATGACCCCTTTCCAACAAAATGGGAATAAGGGAAGTATTGTTCTTCTGACTACTCGGGAGGAAAATGTTGCTTCTGCAGTTCAAAATTGTCGCCCTTATTTTCTCAAGAAGTTGTCGGAGGACTATTGTTGGTCAGTGTTTGCAGAAAATGCATCTTTTCCACAGTCAAATGGGAGAGCAGCAATTGAAGAAATAGGTAGAAAGATTGTCAAGAAGTGTGATGGCTTGCCATTAGCTGCAGAAACACTTGGTCGCTTGTTACGTACTAAGCATGATGTTGAGGAATGGAACAAGATACTAATGAGTGATATTTGGGAATTTTCGGTGGAGAAGAGTAAGATTATTCCAGCATTACTGATAAGTTACTTCCATCTTTCTCCATATTTAAAGCGTTGTTTTGTTTATTGTGCTTTATTTCCCAAGGATTATGAATTTGAGAAAGATGAATTAATCCTTTTGTGGATGACAGAAGATCTTTTACCACCACCAAAGAGAGGAGAAAGATTAGAAGAAGTTGGTTGTGAGTGTTTTAATGAACTAACTTCCAGATTATTTTTCACGAAGAGTGAAGACTTTGGTGATTATTTTGTGATGCATGATCTCTTGCATGACTTAGCAATATTCCTTGCTGGAGATTTCTATTGCAACTCAGAAGAACTTGCTAAAGAGGAGATAAAGATTCAGACTCGGCATTTGTGGGTAGATTTAAGTCATTGTAGCTCAAAACTTTATAATTCTATTTCTAAAGTAGAATCTTTGAGAACATTATTATTCTTTGGCGATTTCTCTTCTCCCAACTGCAACATTGAAGCGGCAACATGTGAGATATTATCAAAGTGTAAATACTTGAGAGTTTTATCCCTTAGAAAACTTGATGAGGTGCCTAATTTAATAGGAGAATTGATCCATCTGCGCTACTTGGATCTCTCTTGGACTGGTATTAAGACACTGCCAGAGTCTTTGTGCAACTTGGGTAATTTGCAAATATTGATGTTGTATGATTGTTCTAAGCTAACTACACTGCCTAGTGGTTTGCATAATCTTGTGAGTTTGTGGCATCTTTATATTAGAAAAACCTCTTTGGAAGAAATGCCCAGGAAAATGAGCGAATTGAGTCAGTTGCACGTTTTAAGTTCCTTTATCGTTGGCAAGCACGAAGACAATGGAATCCAGGAGTTAGGAGGGCTGGCAAATCTTCATGGATCCGTTGAGATTAAGAAGTTGGAGAATATTGTTGATGTGGAAGAAGCAAAGAGGGCAAAGATAATGGATAAGAAGCACATTGATGAATTATGTTTGGAATGGTCTTCAGGTGATGATTTGGTTTCAAGTACACAAAAAGAAAGAGACATTCTCGATAAGTTGCAACCGCAGAATGGGTTGAAAGAGTTGAAAATCAATGGATACAAGGGTACAATATTTCCAGATTGGTTGGGGAACTGTTCCTACCAAAACATGACACGTGTATCTCTAAAGTCTTGCAAGAATTGCTGCATGCTGCCTTCACTTGGACAGCTGCCATCTCTCAAGTCGCTGCACATTCGAGGTTTGGATCAGCTGAGGAGGATTGGCGAGGAGTTTTACAAGAACGAAGGAGCTCATCATTCTTCACATATTGCACCGTTTCCCTCACTGGAGACTTTGGTATTTGATAACATGGCATGTTGGGAGGTGTGGCACGTATCTGAGTCGGAAACTTTTCCTCAACTTAGGAACCTTGAAATAACAAATTGCCCAATGTTGAAGGAAGAGATGCTTATTCAGGTATTCTTCAGAATAGTTTCTTCTTTGTCGGATGTTTTCAAAGTTCGCAAACTACGTATTGGCGAACACTTTATAAACCGGCACACCGAAGCAGTGTTTCTTGACGGGGATACTTTAAGAATTAGGGGAAGTGAATCTGTGATGGAGTCTGCATTGAAGGCAATGATGAGCATCAACCATCTACATTGCCTCCAAGAAATACACATCTTGAGCTGTAATAAACTAGAATTCCCCCAGCTACAGCAGCACAGGTATGATTTGGTAGAACTACAAATAGAACACAGCTGTGATTCACTGACCTCCTTGTCGTTGGATGTCTTTCCCAATCTCAAGAATCTCCAGATAAAAGTTTGTAGCAATCTCGAATCAGTGGTAATGTCAGAGGCACCACACGCTGCTCTTCAACGTGTCTCCATCTATTACTGCCCTGAATTAGTGTCATTAGCAGGAGAAGGACTGGCTGCACCCAACTTGACTCATCTGAGCATCACACAATGCTACAAGTTGGAGGCATTACCACATGACATGAAAAGTCTACTCCCAAGTTTACACTCTCTCGACATATATGGTTGCCCAAGAATTTGCAGGTTGCCAGAGGGTGGTTTGCCGCCTAACTTGAAATCACTTTAA